DNA from Rhinatrema bivittatum chromosome 16, aRhiBiv1.1, whole genome shotgun sequence:
CCCGAGGTACAAGAGGGGAAGCCGAGCCCCAGAGAGGAGGGGCCCCGAGGTACAAGAGGGGAAGCCGAGCCCCAGAGAGGAGGGGCCCCGAGGTACAAGAGGGGAAGCCGAGCCCCAGAGAGGAGGGGCCCCGAGGTACAAGAGGGGAAGCCGAGCCCCAGAAAGGAGGGGCCCCGAGGTACAAGAGGGGAAGCCGAGCCCCAGAGAGGAGGGGCCCCGAGGTACAAGAGGGGAAGCCGAGCCCCAGAGAGGAGGGGCCCTGCGATACAAGAGGGAGGCAGAGCCCCAGAGAGGAGGGGCCCCGGGTACAAGAGGGAGGCAGAGCCCCAGAGAGGAGGGGCCCCGGGTACAGAGGGGAAGCCGAGCCCCAGAGAGGAGGGGCCCCGCGATACAAGAGGGAGGCAGAGCCCCAGAGAGGAGGGGCCCCGCGATACAAGAGGGAGGCAGAGCCCCAGAGAGGAGGGGCCCCGCGATACAAGAGGGAGGCAGAGCCCCAGAGAGGAGGGGCCCCGCGATACAAGAGGGAGGCAGAGCCCCAGAGAGGAGGGGCCCCGAGGTACAGAGGGGAAGCCGAGCCCCAGAGAGGAGGGGCCCCGAGATACAAGAGGGGAAGCCGAGCCCCAGAGAGGAGGGGCCCCGAGATACAAGAGGGGAAGCCGAGCCCCAGAGAGGAGGGGCCCCGAGATACAAGAGGGGAAGCCGAGCCCCAGAGAGGAGGGGCCCCGAGATACAAGAGGGGAAGCCGAGCCCCAGAGAGGAGGGGCCCCGAGATACAAGAGGGGAGGCAGAGCCCCAGAGAGGAGGGGCCCCGAGATACAAGAGGGGAGGCAGAGCCCCAGAGAGGAGGGGCCCCGAGGTACAAGAGGGGAAGCCGAGCCCCAGGGAGGAGGGGCCCCGAGATACAAGAGGGGAGGCAGAGCCCCAGAGAGGAGGGGCCCCGAGGTACAAGAGGGGAAGCCGAGCCCCAGAGAGGAGGGGCCCCGAGGTACAAGAGGGGAAGCCGAGCCCCAGAGAGGAGGGGCCCCGAGGTACAAGAGGGGAAGCCGAGCCCCAGGGAGGAGGGGCCCCGAGATACAAGAGGGGAAGCCGAGCCCCAGAGAGGAGGGGCCCCGAGGTACAGAGGGGAAGCCGAGCCCCAGAGAGGAGGGGCCCCGAGGTACAAGAGGGGAAGCCAAGCCCCAGAGAGGAGGGGCCCCGAGGTACAAGAGGGGAAGCCGAGCCCCAGAGAGGAGGGGCCCCGGGTACAGAGGGGAAGCCGAGCCCCAGAGAGGAGGGGCCCCGGGTACAGAGGGGAAGCCGAGCCCCAGAGAGGAGGGGCCCCGAGGTACAAGAGGGGAAGCCGAGCCCCAGAGAGGAGGGGCCCCGAGGTACAGAGGGGAAGCCGAGCCCCAGAGAGGAGGGGCCCCGGGTACAGAGGGGAAGCCGAGCCCCAGAGAGGAGGGGCCCCGGGTACAGAGGGGAAGCCGAGCCCCAGAGAGGAGGGGCCCCGGGTACAGAGGGGAAGCCGAGTCCCAGAGAGGAGGGGCCCCGAGATACAAGAGGGGAAGCCGAGCCCCAGAGAGGAGGGGCCCCGAGGTACAAGAGGGGAAGCCGAGCCCCAGAGAGGAGGGGCCCCGAGGTACAAGAGGGGAAGCCGAGCCCCAGAGAGGAGGGGCCCCGAGGTACAAGAGGGGAAGCCGAGCCCCAGAGAGGAGGGGCCCCGGGTACAGAGGGGAAGCCGAGCCCCAGAGAGGAGGGGCCCCGAGATACAAGAGGGGAAGCCGAGCCCCAGAGAGGAGGGGCCCCGGGTACAGAGGGGAAGCCGAGCCCCAGAGAGGAGGGGCCCCGAGGTACAAGAGGGGAAGCCGAGCCCCAGAGAGGAGGGGCCCCGAGGTACAAGAGGGGAAGCCGAGCCCCAGAGAGGAGGGGCCCCGGGTACAGAGGGGAAGCCGAGCCCCAGAGAGGAGGGGCCCCGAGGTACAAGAGGGGAAGCCGAGCCCCAGAGAGGAGGGGCCCCGAGGTACAAGAGGGGAAGCCGAGCCCCAGAGAGGAGGGGCCCCGGGTACAGAGGGGAAGCCGAGCCCCAGAGAGGAGGGGCCCCGAGGTACAAGAGGGGAAGCCAAGCCCCAGAGAGGAGGGGCCCCGAGGTACAAGAGGGGAAGCCGAGCCCCAGAGAGGAGGGGCCCCGAGATACAGAGGGGAAGCCGAGCCCCAGAGAGGAGGGGCCTTCCTATGGAAGGCAGCGCCAGGTGATACCGAGGAGCTCATTGGTGGGGGAAGAGCAGACAGAACTGGGGCCCGGCTGTTTAGCCAATCAAGGGCTGCGGGTTAACCCTTCAGGTGGCTTTCCATGGACTAAGGACCGGCCAATGAGAGTGCCGCTTTGGATTGGAGGATCGGCAAAGTCAATCCTCAGTCCCATCCCCATCCCTCCTTTCTGTTCCCAGTCTACTGCACAAAGAGCGCAGGGCCCTTCCCTGTCCAAGAGCCAACCTGACCCTGGGCTTTATCTTCGCCTCTAGGGATCCTGTGTACTTAGTCCAGGCTTTCTTCACTTCTGTTACTGATTTGGCCTCCACCCCCCTTTCTGGGaaggaatatttcctgatttaacATCCAAGCCCATTCCCTTTGAGACTTCGATCATGGCCTCTAACATCCTTCCCACTGAACAATGCTTCTTGTACGTTATTCATAGCTCCCAGGTAATCGGCCTTCtctatccctcctctcctctcgcCACATAAATGTAGGTCTTTAAGTCTCGCCTCATGGCGCTTACAGGAAGAAGCCCGCACCATGTGGGTAGCCTTCCCCGGGCTGTGTCCTTACAGACGGGCGGCCTCCAGCACTGGAAGATCCTCTTACCTACAGAGGCCACCACCACCTTGGTTTCTGCTGGCTGCCCCTCTCCCCGTGCATCCCTCGACCTCTGGCCACGGCCTTGAGAACATTAAGataccccgaggtctctctcgcGCTCTCGGTCGGCGTCCAGTAGTAtctcaccaccaccccccccccccccccatcatggaTTCCTGCTGCCCAAGTACATGAGATGGAATTTTTTATGCACCAAAATTTATCCATCAAGTCTTCGATTGCCCTTCAACTTTTCTCCGCTATCTGGAGGGACCACGTTGCTGCAGATCTCagtcatcttttaaaaaaaaaaaaaaagcaaaatctttCCTACTAATCCCCCTGCAAAATCGTTTATAATGAAGGACTGAGCAGAAGCGGATCCCAGAGGTTTCCCaccaataacccccccccccccccctgcgccaTCTCACTCACTATGAGGAAGGTGGCTCCCAGCAGCACGGCCTTTATCTTGACGTCCAGGTCCATGGGGAACTGGATGCCGAAGTTGTCCGCGTCGGTGAAGACTTCCTTCAGGAGCCCGCTCCACTGCTTGCTGATCCGTCCCACGCTCCGCGACTCATCGACGCTCTTCACCTGTGAGGCGACGAGGCTAGAGTCAGCCAAGAGAAAGCCCCAACACCTCTCCTACCTCATTTCAGGGGGGCCGAAGCAGAtttactccccccaccccccaccatggCGAGACTGGAGGGGTTGGTTAATGCACGCGCTGCTCTGTCTCTCTACATCTGCCCGACTCTCACTGGATGTCGTTCCTTCCTTCTCTCTACCTCTATCCCAGCAGCTCTCTCACCTCTCCATCTTTCTACCCCGCCCTCCCTCCTGCTGATCAGTCAGGTACAGACACAGCGAGCCAGGGGGAGCTCCAGGGCTGTTTCCAGGTCTCTCCCTCCCGCCCCCGTGGCTTTATCATACCTCAAAGTTAACATCACCACAGCAGTTGCAGGATAGGCAGGGTCCCACCAGCATCAACACAGTTTCCTTGGAGGCGTTTTGGATGGAGAACTTGGGTAAACAGGCGTGCCATTTCTGGGTGACAAAACCAATGGTGGTGCCTGGGGGAGACTGCACCTCCAgctaggaaaaaaagaaaaatgggttGAGCCACCTCCAGTGAGACCTCATCTGGCGCAGTGTGTCCAAGTTTGGGGGCTGAATCTCTAGAAAGAGTACCAAGATGGTTCAGGGTCTGCACCATGAGGTGAGGCAGGGAAAGTGGGTGGGTGGGCTGACAGGAgagaggtataaataatgcacaagatcATCATATTTGTCAACGAGAAGAAACTTTATGGGGAGGTCATAAAGAGGACACAGAAGACTGGAGCAGACAAGGACCTCAAGGTCCACCATTTCTATACAGCTCCGTAGACCCCAGTTAGATCTCTGGCTGTCCCCTCACTCCTTAACCAGGCTTCACCGGTGCCCCTATCTCAGGCTCTCTTATATTCTGCCTCTGTTTCTATCTCCACCACATCCCCCTGGGAGCCCAAGCCACATATTCACCACCCTGCCTGTTAATGAGACATTACTActgacctgataatttcc
Protein-coding regions in this window:
- the LOC115077971 gene encoding phospholipid scramblase 1-like isoform X2 translates to MGQKIFFAKEKTDCCTRNFCGSLRPFDMKICDNSDREIIHLVRPLRCVSCWCPCCLQELEVQSPPGTTIGFVTQKWHACLPKFSIQNASKETVLMLVGPCLSCNCCGDVNFEVKSVDESRSVGRISKQWSGLLKEVFTDADNFGIQFPMDLDVKIKAVLLGATFLIDFMFFERVRHEKERNTVFS